The Erigeron canadensis isolate Cc75 chromosome 4, C_canadensis_v1, whole genome shotgun sequence genome window below encodes:
- the LOC122596195 gene encoding transcription factor HHO3-like isoform X1: MVFDHNNNNMADFGDKMVRCKEYMEALEIERKKIQVFERELPLCLELVTQAIEGCRQQMSGTTTTDYFNGQSECSEQISSEGPILEEFIPIKRTSSLEEEEEDDHEHTHQQLNYKPKNIPNKFLDKSSSSSSKKSDWLRSAQLSIQTPDPLEISPKRVPVVEVKTNGCGAFHPFKKEKSCDGAPAAGKVKLSATPTTDLTATASSTADTRSGSGGCDGNKNDDKGQSNRKTRRCWSPELHRRFLHALQQLGGAHVATPKQIRELMKVDGLTNDEVKSHLQKYRLHTRRPSPTIHNNNNPQTPQFVVVGGIWMPPPEYATMAANSTPTSGDTNNSKNVYAPVASHPQSIAEASMSLNKSNSHGNNGDDSHHDSQSTSSSTHT, translated from the exons ATGGTTTTTgatcataataataacaatatggcTGATTTTGGTGACAAAATGGTAAGATGTAAAGAATATATGGAAGCTTtggaaatagaaagaaaaaagattcaagTCTTTGAAAGAGAGCTTCCTCTGTGTCTTGAACTTGTTACTCAAG caattGAAGGATGTAGACAACAAATGTCTGGAACAACAACAACCGATTACTTCAATGGTCAATCTGAATGTTCTGAGCAAATATCAAGTGAAGGTCCAATTTTGGAAGAATTTATTCCAATAAAAAGAACTTCAtcattagaagaagaagaagaagatgatcatGAACACACACATCAACAATTAAATTATAAGCCCAAAAATATTCCAAACAAGTTTTTAGATAAatcatcctcatcatcttcCAAGAAATCAGACTGGTTAAGATCTGCTCAACTCTCTATTCAGACCCCAGATCCACTG GAAATATCACCAAAAAGAGTGCCAGTTGTGGAAGTAAAGACAAATGGGTGTGGTGCTTTTCATccatttaagaaagaaaaaagctGCGACGGAGCTCCGGCCGCCGGAAAGGTGAAATTATCAGCTACACCCACCACAGATCTTACAGCTACCGCCAGTTCCACGGCGGACACCCGTAGTGGTAGTGGTGGCTGTGACGGAAACAAGAATGACGATAAAGGACAGTCAAATAGGAAAACTCGACGGTGTTGGTCGCCGGAGTTACACCGGCGGTTCCTCCATGCTTTACAACAACTCGGTGGTGCTCATG TTGCTACACCTAAACAAATTAGGGAATTAATGAAAGTTGATGGGCTCACAAATGATGAAGTAAAAAGCCATTTACag AAATATCGTTTGCATACAAGAAGGCCAAGTCCTACAATACATAACAATAACAACCCACAAACACCTCAATTTGTGGTGGTGGGAGGAATATGGATGCCGCCACCGGAATACGCCACCATGGCAGCCAACTCAACCCCGACTTCCGGTGATACCAACAATTCCAAAAATGTATATGCTCCTGTTGCTTCTCATCCGCAATCCATAGCAGAAGCATCCATGTCTCTAAACAAAAGCAATTCCCATGGTAACAATGGTGATGATAGCCACCATGATTCGCAATCGACTTCCTCATCCACACACACCTGA
- the LOC122596195 gene encoding transcription factor HHO3-like isoform X2 produces the protein MSGTTTTDYFNGQSECSEQISSEGPILEEFIPIKRTSSLEEEEEDDHEHTHQQLNYKPKNIPNKFLDKSSSSSSKKSDWLRSAQLSIQTPDPLEISPKRVPVVEVKTNGCGAFHPFKKEKSCDGAPAAGKVKLSATPTTDLTATASSTADTRSGSGGCDGNKNDDKGQSNRKTRRCWSPELHRRFLHALQQLGGAHVATPKQIRELMKVDGLTNDEVKSHLQKYRLHTRRPSPTIHNNNNPQTPQFVVVGGIWMPPPEYATMAANSTPTSGDTNNSKNVYAPVASHPQSIAEASMSLNKSNSHGNNGDDSHHDSQSTSSSTHT, from the exons ATGTCTGGAACAACAACAACCGATTACTTCAATGGTCAATCTGAATGTTCTGAGCAAATATCAAGTGAAGGTCCAATTTTGGAAGAATTTATTCCAATAAAAAGAACTTCAtcattagaagaagaagaagaagatgatcatGAACACACACATCAACAATTAAATTATAAGCCCAAAAATATTCCAAACAAGTTTTTAGATAAatcatcctcatcatcttcCAAGAAATCAGACTGGTTAAGATCTGCTCAACTCTCTATTCAGACCCCAGATCCACTG GAAATATCACCAAAAAGAGTGCCAGTTGTGGAAGTAAAGACAAATGGGTGTGGTGCTTTTCATccatttaagaaagaaaaaagctGCGACGGAGCTCCGGCCGCCGGAAAGGTGAAATTATCAGCTACACCCACCACAGATCTTACAGCTACCGCCAGTTCCACGGCGGACACCCGTAGTGGTAGTGGTGGCTGTGACGGAAACAAGAATGACGATAAAGGACAGTCAAATAGGAAAACTCGACGGTGTTGGTCGCCGGAGTTACACCGGCGGTTCCTCCATGCTTTACAACAACTCGGTGGTGCTCATG TTGCTACACCTAAACAAATTAGGGAATTAATGAAAGTTGATGGGCTCACAAATGATGAAGTAAAAAGCCATTTACag AAATATCGTTTGCATACAAGAAGGCCAAGTCCTACAATACATAACAATAACAACCCACAAACACCTCAATTTGTGGTGGTGGGAGGAATATGGATGCCGCCACCGGAATACGCCACCATGGCAGCCAACTCAACCCCGACTTCCGGTGATACCAACAATTCCAAAAATGTATATGCTCCTGTTGCTTCTCATCCGCAATCCATAGCAGAAGCATCCATGTCTCTAAACAAAAGCAATTCCCATGGTAACAATGGTGATGATAGCCACCATGATTCGCAATCGACTTCCTCATCCACACACACCTGA